Proteins from a single region of Apis mellifera strain DH4 linkage group LG7, Amel_HAv3.1, whole genome shotgun sequence:
- the LOC100576110 gene encoding zinc finger protein GLI4 isoform X6 — protein MHLEDYHVSRSEEDVQRTISKSIKQEDFNTLHLAPITSVNTSNQQPCWITSHADNISSPVLPNNSSPKEYTDWDQLTTVFQYPCQPYSSTDRSPESTSNEATTPTWNNVIHNEISDCSNGQKLPSVGSAFSFSRTFCNTVYPEYQGYQDYQEYQDDVSVSLPLILHNQTEDQGLNGSMQAITDEFDLSLIRGDPTSLLCTNVESPSSPSSTYLEELQDPFSNLNGSCYAVGHLVSGQQASVSTMNFVNDTGLNDGFGNQIVLPRNEGLLLTDRRVPVSKTAQDMEKRSKSFDSSTTDENLTSTYQCRWIDCGCAFAEQEGLVRHIERRHVESSSSNSHGHGRRVQRDRDKDKDKEGETYAGSGSGQDEFACLWQGCPRARPFNARYKLLIHMRVHSGEKPNKCPFTGCKKAFSRLENLKIHQRSHTGERPYACQHRGCSKAFSNSSDRAKHQRTHYDTKPYACQVTGCGKRYTDPSSLRKHVKNHSEPPIPLPSLTPDSKSSGNIISNSNLRHDSISTSSKQQQQQIGYTGESNYRTYKTSESYADEDVDLFQTNLCQVDRISMNLDSNQEYVPIDSVKRFLIDDVSGSHVDGTGYQVDDEVPDFQELGSDIEQQFFELSSLDDAVFIDG, from the exons ATGCATCTCGAAGACTATCACGTGAGTAGAAGCGAGGAGGACGTGCAACGAACAATTTCCAAAAGTATCAAGCAAGAAGACTTCAACACTTTACACTTAGCACCTATCACTTCCGTAAATACAAGTAATCAACAACCCTGTTGGATCACTTCTCACGCAGACAACATTTCATCTCCTGTTCTACCTAATAATTCCAGTCCTAAAGAATATACAGATTGGGACCAGCTCACGACCGTTTTCCAATATCCCTGTCAGCCATATTCATCTACAGACAGGTCACCAGAAAGTACCAGTAACGAAGCCACTACACCAACATGGAATAACGTCattcataatgaaatatcCGACTGTTCCAATGGACAAAAACTGCCCTCGGTTGGCTCTGCATTTTCTTTCTCAAGAACCTTCTGCAATACCGTTTATCCAGAATATCAAGGTTATCAGGATTATCAGGAGTATCAGGATGACGTATCAGTATCTTTGCCGCTTATTCTTCACAATCAAACCGAGGATCAAGGACTCAATGGATCCATGCAAGCAATTACGGATGAATTTGATCTTAGTTTAATTAGGGGTGATCCTACATCACTCCTGTGTACCAATGTAGAGTCTCCTTCTTCACCCTCATCTACGTATTTAGAAGAACTTCAAGATCCATTCTCTAACTTGAATGGATCTTGTTACGCGGTTGGACATTTGGTCTCTGGACAACAGGCCTCGGTTTCCACGATGAATTTTGTTAATGATACTGGGTTGAATGATGGATTTGGAAATCAAATTGTTTTGCCTAGAAACGAAGGCTTATTATTGACTGACAGGAGAGTGCCAGTGTCCAAGACAGCGCAAGACATGGAGAAACGAAGCAAATCTTTCG ATAGTTCAACAACCGACGAAAATTTGACGTCGACGTATCAGTGCCGATGGATAGATTGCGGTTGCGCCTTTGCCGAACAAGAAGGACTAGTTCGTCATATTGAGAGAAGGCACGTAGAATCTTCGTCATCGAATTCTCATGGACATGGGCGACGAGTCCAAAGAGATAGGGACAAGGACAAAGATAAAGAAGGGGAAACTTACGCGGGTTCGGGAAGTGGACAAGATGAATTTGCTTGTTTGTGGCAAGGATGTCCTCGTGCTCGACCTTTTAATGCGAGATACAAGCTGTTGATTCATATGAGGGTTCATAGTGGAGAAAAACCGAATAAATGTCCG ttCACTGGGTGCAAGAAAGCGTTTTCACGAttagaaaatctaaaaattcacCAAAGATCTCACACGGGAGAAAGACCATATGCTTGTCAGCATCGTGGTTGCTCCAAAGCATTTAGTAATAGTAGTGATCGTGCGAAACATCAGAGAACTCATTATGACACG AAACCATATGCGTGTCAAGTAACCGGATGTGGAAAAAGGTATACAGATCCGTCCAGTTTGAGAAAACACGTGAAGAATCACTCAGAGCCGCCGATTCCATTGCCTTCGTTAACGCCAGATAGCAAAAGTTCTGGtaatataattagtaatagTAACTTACGGCATGATTCAATTTCTACGAGTTCGaagcagcaacagcaacagatCGGCTATACAGGagaatcgaattatcgaaCGTATAAGACTTCGGAGTCTTATGCGGACGAGGACGTGGATCTGTTCCAGACGAATCTGTGTCAGGTCGATAGGATTTCCATGAACCTTGACAGCAATCAAGAATATGTCCCTATCGATTCTGTGAAACGCTTTCTCATCGACGACGTCAGTGGATCGCACGTGGATGGTACAG ggTACCAGGTCGACGATGAAGTTCCTGACTTTCAAGAACTTGGTTCAGATATTGAACAACAGTTTTTCGAATTGAGTAGTCTAGATGATGCGGTTTTCATCGATGGTTga